The following proteins come from a genomic window of Geothrix edaphica:
- the coaD gene encoding pantetheine-phosphate adenylyltransferase gives MRSAIYPGSFDPVTLGHWDLIQRAAKLVDRLVVAVLHNPAKSPAFSVEERVAMLKELTASLPQVEVTTFHGLLVDFAKAQNAQFIIRGVRAFSDFEYEFQMALMNRKLAPELETVFLMPKEKYSAVSSRFVREIGSMGGNLTDLVPEVLRGRIAERLMKP, from the coding sequence GTGCGGTCGGCCATCTATCCAGGCTCTTTCGATCCCGTGACCCTCGGCCACTGGGACCTCATCCAGCGGGCTGCCAAGCTCGTGGACCGGCTCGTGGTCGCGGTCCTCCACAACCCCGCCAAGTCCCCCGCCTTCAGCGTGGAGGAGCGGGTCGCCATGCTCAAGGAACTGACGGCCTCCCTGCCCCAGGTGGAGGTGACCACCTTCCACGGCCTGCTGGTGGATTTCGCCAAGGCCCAGAACGCCCAGTTCATCATCCGCGGCGTCCGCGCCTTCAGTGATTTCGAGTACGAGTTCCAGATGGCCCTCATGAACCGCAAGCTGGCGCCGGAACTGGAGACCGTCTTCCTCATGCCCAAGGAGAAGTACAGCGCCGTGAGCAGCCGGTTCGTCCGCGAGATCGGCAGCATGGGCGGCAACCTGACGGACCTGGTGCCGGAGGTGCTGCGGGGACGGATCGCGGAACGACTGATGAAGCCGTAG